From one Nilaparvata lugens isolate BPH chromosome 2, ASM1435652v1, whole genome shotgun sequence genomic stretch:
- the LOC111056628 gene encoding probable 28S ribosomal protein S16, mitochondrial — MRVKYPFPKLFPASGGGKNVPHAEKAIRFIRYGCANRPFYHIVVSMAHRSERDHPIEQLGSYDPLPNKYNEKLVALNVERILYWIGEGASLSKPIAQLLGLSGLMPVYPLTYLRAQINRRQSAEIAEKLKTATETAERNKAEAAQSS; from the exons atgagAGTTAAGTATCCGTTCCCAAAATTGTTCCCTGCCAGTGGCGGTGGGAAAAATGTGCCGCATGCAGAAAAAGCAATTCGTTTTATCAGATATGGGTGTGCAAATCGGCCGTTTTATCACATAGTTGTATCAATG GCACATCGATCAGAACGTGACCATCCCATTGAACAGCTCGGCAGCTATGATCCATTGCCTAACAAATACAACGAGAAATTGGTCGCTCTAAACGTTGAGAGAATTTTATATTGGATTGGAGAAGGAGCATCACTGTCAAAACCTATTGCTCAACTTCTAG GCCTGTCTGGACTGATGCCCGTCTACCCACTGACCTACCTGAGAGCGCAGATCAATCGCCGCCAATCTGCTGAGATTgcagaaaaactgaaaacagcCACTGAGACTGCCGAAAGAAACAAGGCCGAAGCAGCCCAAAGCTCTTGA
- the LOC111056618 gene encoding cathepsin B, with protein MNLQKMKFSICLLFAVVSAISALPDQENTVREIANKWIDAINNDPKSTWKAGHNFHPDTPMSYLQGLLGVSELESNLADLDKYEEMEENEENKKIKVPKYFDARKKWKKCKSLREIRDQGNCGSCWAVSVAAAFADRLCIASNAKWNGHISSRELMSCCSYCGFGCEGGFPDAAWVFIKRHGLVTGGDYHSHDGCQPYPIAPCEHHMEGSKPNCSASPTEPTPACETTCTHGSSLAYQKDRQKGKSAYLVPVGEKQTQLEIFKNGPIVAAFKVYEDFFMYKSGVYKRHPESPFRGRHAVKVIGWGEQNGLPYWLVQNSWDYDWGDKGLFKIARGNECDFEKSMTAGLPKYKK; from the exons atgaatttacagaagatgaagttttcaatttgccTGCTGTTTGCCGTAGTGAGTGCTATTAGTGCACTTCCAGATCAGGAGAACACAGTTCGAGAAATTGCAAATAAATGGATTGATGCCATCAACAATGATCCCAAATCAACGTGGAAG gCAGGCCACAATTTCCACCCGGACACACCAATGAGCTACCTCCAAGGCCTGCTCGGGGTCAGTGAACTCGAGTCGAATCTTGCCGATTTGGACAAGTATGAAGAGATGGAGGAAAACGAGGAGAACAAGAAGATTAAAGTGCCCAAGTACTTTGATGCGCGCAAAAAGTGGAAGAAATGCAAATCGCTCAGAGAGATTCGTGATCAAGGAAACTGCGGGTCTTGCTGG GCAGTGTCAGTAGCAGCAGCGTTCGCAGACAGACTGTGCATAGCGAGCAATGCCAAGTGGAACGGGCACATCTCGTCTAGAGAGCTGATGTCCTGTTGCTCCTACTGTGGCTTCGGATGTGAGGGTGGCTTCCCTGACGCCGCCTGGGTCTTCATCAAGCGACATGGCCTTGTCACAGGCGGTGACTACCATTCTCACGAT GGCTGCCAACCGTACCCGATAGCACCATGTGAGCATCATATGGAGGGATCAAAGCCAAACTGTTCAGCTTCACCCACTGAGCCAACGCCCGCCTGTGAGACCACGTGCACGCATGGCTCCTCTCTCGCCTACCAGAAGGATCGACAAAAGG GCAAATCAGCTTACCTTGTGCCGGTGGGTGAGAAGCAGACTCAActtgaaatattcaagaatgGACCAATAGTTGCTGCTTTCAAAGTCTACGAGGATTTCTTCATGTACAAATCTG GTGTGTACAAGCGCCACCCCGAAAGTCCATTCAGAGGAAGACACGCAGTGAAGGTGATTGGCTGGGGAGAACAGAACGGCCTCCCCTATTGGCTGGTGCAGAACTCGTGGGACTATGACTGGGGCGACAAGGGTCTCTTCAAGATTGCAAGAGGCAACGAGTGTGACTTTGAAAAGTCCATGACTGCCGGTCTgcccaaatacaagaaataa